From Methanosarcina lacustris Z-7289, one genomic window encodes:
- a CDS encoding glycosyltransferase family 4 protein, with product MNNQNEKPNVCIVTSPRPKASITPLSNLIDILSSLSNQVFLITGNEGAEIFKINKNIHGVPISYNVKRQLFYRILNYIFLQLKISYEIIKLNKIVDSYIFFMGEGLLLPVLTLKILRKPIILSLAASSPKMLDSQKDLRSILKLPKYLEIINYILSDKIVIYSSNIITEWGLDRYQNKILIGHEHILDFSRFKLVKKYNDRELIIGYIGRLSEEKGVINFAESIPKILKEKPSLNILIMGDGDLKSDIETYLLRNGLENNVKLTGWICHENLPEYLNSLKLLIIPSYTEGLPNIMLEAMACGTLVLATKVGAIPDIVKDTKTGFLMENNSPECIATSTIKALEHPDLEKIAENARSLVEHEFTYEAAIEKYSSIFKQI from the coding sequence ATGAACAACCAAAATGAGAAACCTAACGTTTGTATAGTTACTTCTCCAAGGCCTAAAGCAAGCATCACTCCTTTATCAAATCTTATAGATATTCTTTCTTCATTATCCAATCAAGTTTTTCTTATAACTGGCAACGAGGGAGCAGAAATTTTTAAAATAAATAAAAATATACATGGAGTTCCGATTTCGTATAATGTAAAGAGACAATTGTTTTATAGAATTTTAAATTATATATTTCTTCAACTTAAAATATCATATGAAATAATAAAATTAAATAAAATTGTAGACTCTTATATTTTTTTTATGGGGGAGGGTTTGCTTTTGCCGGTTCTAACACTTAAAATTTTAAGAAAACCAATAATATTAAGCTTAGCAGCTTCTTCGCCTAAAATGTTGGATTCCCAAAAAGATCTTCGATCTATCTTGAAATTACCAAAGTACTTGGAGATTATAAACTATATACTCTCAGATAAAATAGTGATATATTCTTCAAATATTATAACAGAATGGGGATTAGATAGATATCAGAATAAAATCCTAATCGGCCACGAGCATATATTAGATTTTAGCCGATTTAAATTAGTAAAAAAATATAATGATAGAGAATTAATAATCGGATATATCGGTCGTTTATCCGAAGAAAAAGGAGTTATAAATTTTGCAGAATCAATCCCCAAGATTTTAAAGGAAAAACCCTCCCTGAATATCTTGATAATGGGTGATGGAGATTTAAAAAGTGATATTGAGACGTATCTACTTAGAAATGGTCTTGAAAACAATGTAAAACTTACAGGGTGGATTTGTCATGAAAACCTTCCTGAGTATCTAAATTCTTTAAAGTTATTAATTATACCATCTTACACTGAAGGTTTGCCTAATATCATGTTAGAAGCAATGGCCTGTGGTACACTTGTACTTGCGACAAAGGTAGGTGCAATTCCTGATATAGTAAAAGATACAAAAACAGGTTTTTTGATGGAAAACAATTCTCCAGAATGTATCGCAACAAGTACCATTAAGGCGCTTGAACATCCTGACTTAGAAAAAATTGCAGAAAATGCAAGATCGCTTGTTGAGCATGAATTTACTTATGAAGCAGCCATCGAAAAATACTCCTCAATATTTAAACAAATATAA
- a CDS encoding DUF2206 domain-containing protein, with amino-acid sequence MQFEINSKNNYYIILCLLLISDIAVLLDLPIIRQFIVFFLITVLPGFLILKLLKLPQINRLEILLLSIGLSIFILMFVGAYINMISLSIGISNPLSLYPLLSTINISILILSSLCYKFNTLSFQISCNKSRIQKIVAPFLFLLQIPLIGILGALVVQYYTNSIFSLLFIFYIIMTVFFVTYNRFIPSNLYPLSIFMISFALLLNRTLTSPYLFGSDIHYEYYFARLAANSFWDSSLNNNVNAMLSVTILPNIYSTLLNMSLIYVYKIIYSFIFSFVPLGLYEIYRLQIGNRDAFLSVFFAMSFYAFFLIMPWLPRQQIAELYIVLLMIILITKNISSMKKTILFIIFICSLIVSHYGTTYIFLFYLVFVSLGLLLIKATDMTISPTKVILSCIMALSWYIYVSSSSVFSSIVYIADHIYSVFFNEIFSSSGLDPAIYKGLGIGITDLKFVHAMGNIWGVATEIAILIGLFYTIYKYREMKFSTEYLLFSLVNIFFILLSAIVPYLASSFLMYRIYLIALLFLSPFCIIGVESILIAIFSTVKFHTDFLKFSSIKYAVLMALLIPYFLFNTGFIYEVVEKPYNYGFTFTPADINKDYYSYWSYLIADPIPTQDVIACNWISDKIDSFVYVDELRRCEITGYGMILNTLELTPTTPKNQVIYLGYQNIIEGNATYQDPQKVERNIKYNISKINPSLETRNKIYTNNGSAFYV; translated from the coding sequence ATGCAATTTGAAATTAATTCCAAAAATAATTATTATATTATTCTTTGCTTACTTTTGATCTCAGACATTGCAGTTCTTCTGGATCTTCCTATTATAAGGCAGTTTATAGTGTTTTTTTTAATAACAGTATTACCAGGTTTTTTAATTCTTAAACTCTTAAAATTACCTCAAATAAACCGACTTGAAATATTATTGTTAAGTATTGGTCTTAGTATCTTTATTTTAATGTTTGTAGGTGCATATATTAATATGATATCACTTTCAATAGGCATTTCAAATCCATTATCTCTCTATCCATTATTATCAACAATAAATATCTCCATATTAATATTATCTTCCCTTTGTTATAAATTTAATACATTATCATTCCAAATATCGTGCAATAAATCCAGAATTCAGAAAATTGTAGCACCTTTTCTCTTTTTACTTCAGATCCCTTTGATAGGTATATTAGGGGCTCTAGTAGTTCAATATTATACAAATAGTATTTTTTCCCTACTTTTCATTTTTTATATTATCATGACCGTTTTTTTTGTTACATATAACAGGTTCATTCCTTCAAATTTATATCCACTATCTATATTTATGATCTCTTTTGCCCTTTTACTTAACCGAACTCTTACGTCTCCATATTTATTCGGTTCAGATATTCACTATGAGTATTACTTTGCACGATTAGCAGCCAATTCATTTTGGGATTCATCACTTAACAACAATGTAAATGCAATGTTGAGTGTAACAATATTGCCAAATATATATTCGACTTTATTAAATATGAGCCTTATCTACGTATATAAAATAATATACAGTTTTATTTTTTCTTTTGTGCCTTTAGGCTTATATGAGATATATAGATTACAAATAGGAAACAGAGATGCATTTTTATCTGTTTTTTTTGCAATGTCTTTTTATGCATTTTTTTTGATAATGCCGTGGTTGCCAAGGCAGCAGATTGCCGAACTATATATTGTACTGCTTATGATAATTCTTATAACAAAGAATATTAGTTCAATGAAAAAAACTATCCTTTTTATCATATTTATATGTTCTTTAATCGTATCTCATTATGGGACAACATACATATTTTTATTTTATTTGGTCTTTGTCTCTCTTGGCTTGCTGCTAATAAAAGCAACTGATATGACCATATCCCCGACAAAGGTGATACTAAGTTGTATCATGGCATTATCATGGTACATTTATGTATCTAGTTCATCAGTGTTTTCTTCTATAGTATATATTGCAGATCATATTTATTCGGTATTTTTTAATGAGATTTTTTCAAGTTCAGGATTAGATCCAGCTATATATAAAGGACTTGGAATTGGAATCACAGATCTTAAATTTGTGCATGCAATGGGTAATATTTGGGGTGTTGCCACTGAAATAGCGATACTTATAGGTTTATTTTATACTATATATAAATATAGAGAAATGAAATTTAGTACAGAGTATCTTTTATTTTCACTTGTGAACATATTTTTTATATTATTGAGTGCTATTGTGCCTTATCTTGCCTCAAGTTTTCTTATGTATAGGATTTATCTAATAGCACTTCTATTTTTATCTCCTTTTTGTATAATTGGTGTAGAATCCATTTTAATAGCTATATTTTCAACTGTGAAATTTCATACAGATTTCTTGAAATTCAGCTCTATAAAATATGCGGTCCTGATGGCATTACTTATCCCTTATTTTCTGTTTAATACTGGATTTATTTATGAAGTCGTTGAAAAGCCATACAACTATGGTTTTACCTTCACTCCAGCCGATATAAACAAAGATTATTATTCCTATTGGTCTTATTTAATCGCAGATCCGATTCCGACTCAAGATGTTATTGCCTGTAACTGGATCTCAGATAAAATAGATTCTTTCGTATATGTTGATGAATTGAGAAGATGTGAAATTACTGGATATGGCATGATTCTAAACACACTAGAATTAACTCCAACTACTCCAAAAAATCAAGTTATATATTTAGGATATCAAAATATAATTGAAGGGAATGCAACTTACCAGGATCCACAAAAAGTAGAACGTAATATAAAATATAATATAAGTAAGATTAATCCGTCATTAGAAACTAGAAATAAGATCTACACAAACAATGGATCAGCGTTTTATGTTTAA